In Thermodesulfobacteriota bacterium, the following proteins share a genomic window:
- a CDS encoding alpha/beta hydrolase, translating into MPPSLVRLAVLTAVLAGLVWHPGALAAPPSLEEDCSCPVPVAIDPQAYTLYPDLPYNTVDGEPLLLDAAIPHGCTAASRCGLVLVLHGGGFAIGDKAEGGGAGQRRAIEQLASLGYVAISANYRLARPRMNKFPAAVQDSRCLVRWSRRYAAALGIDPERIVMTGVSAGGGLTASVATMDDATWGPGLGIDDWNGYTCQADEPGQPRRSSTVTAAVVYYGTADFRIPLAEWGHTAPLIVNYLGALPRRAPVRALAASPIAYVRATTPPMLLLHGQVDDTVPYAQSEAMAQALIAAGVPNRLVGLADVGHSFLMFDKDYFALAGPEDDTSGLPACTGQEPDGSQCLVETPQGPAIMTAGALRCTSCTSLRFLAEVLAPPAP; encoded by the coding sequence ATGCCCCCGTCTCTGGTCCGCCTTGCCGTTCTCACCGCTGTTCTGGCCGGCCTAGTCTGGCACCCCGGCGCCCTGGCCGCGCCGCCCAGCCTGGAGGAGGACTGCTCCTGCCCGGTGCCAGTGGCCATCGATCCGCAGGCCTACACCCTCTATCCGGATCTGCCGTACAACACAGTGGATGGCGAGCCACTGCTGCTGGATGCGGCCATCCCCCACGGCTGCACCGCGGCCAGCCGCTGCGGCCTGGTGCTGGTGCTGCACGGCGGCGGCTTTGCCATCGGCGACAAGGCCGAGGGCGGCGGGGCCGGCCAGCGGCGAGCCATCGAGCAGCTGGCCAGCCTGGGCTATGTGGCCATCTCCGCCAACTACCGTCTGGCGCGACCGCGGATGAACAAATTCCCGGCCGCGGTCCAGGACAGCCGCTGCCTGGTGCGCTGGTCCCGGCGGTACGCCGCGGCGCTGGGCATCGATCCGGAGCGGATCGTCATGACCGGGGTCTCGGCCGGTGGCGGCCTCACCGCCTCGGTGGCCACCATGGATGATGCGACCTGGGGACCGGGCCTCGGCATCGATGACTGGAACGGCTACACCTGCCAGGCGGACGAGCCGGGCCAGCCCCGGCGGTCCTCCACGGTGACGGCCGCGGTGGTCTACTACGGCACGGCGGACTTCCGGATCCCCCTGGCGGAGTGGGGCCACACCGCGCCGCTCATCGTCAACTATCTGGGCGCCTTGCCCCGGCGGGCGCCGGTCCGGGCCCTGGCCGCCTCGCCCATCGCCTACGTTCGTGCCACCACGCCGCCCATGCTCCTTCTCCACGGCCAGGTGGATGACACGGTGCCCTATGCCCAGTCCGAGGCCATGGCCCAGGCCCTGATCGCAGCCGGGGTGCCCAACCGGCTGGTGGGCCTGGCCGATGTGGGCCACAGCTTCCTCATGTTCGACAAGGACTACTTTGCCCTCGCCGGCCCGGAGGACGACACCAGCGGCCTGCCGGCCTGCACCGGCCAGGAGCCGGACGGCAGCCAGTGCCTGGTGGAGACCCCCCAGGGGCCGGCGATCATGACCGCCGGCGCCTTGCGCTGCACCTCCTGCACCAGCCTGCGCTTTCTGGCCGAGGTGCTGGCTCCGCCAGCCCCCTGA